Proteins co-encoded in one Symmachiella macrocystis genomic window:
- the infB gene encoding translation initiation factor IF-2 produces MKVRIFALAKELKMDSKELIDLCRKVGIEIKNSALASISEEERDKVLAAVQNSDSVEAAPSSATGPLAPVREKPPVGSSTKVPEIKVIPSKPAKPRAKPPEEKPEEAPEPVVEEPISKPRDLAAEQMMVPVESASMRSAAGKAAAAGPLAGMRAKKDAVEEPPPAAEEPPTVGDEPVEEPPVVEEEVKADASSTDVAPMRRGDYIPPAGHGRGGMKSVTPMAPIGSAADAAPPATEKQPRKRKSPRLPSLAAPAMAKPPVAPPKPTEAPAQKPDIRLPTDVMTQSRPLQEYVKQHAEDKKKKKSGIVPVSPISPDERKQNKRGAGLIETRETRQGKRKRRGGRDDDDRRPRRGMRRKSRPTSTIPLKTSAKIEFPITIRSLSEAIGRPAKTLMTMMFQRGEPLTINAGLDEETAIELSMECGVDLEVRHERDIELELVEKLTGGDDDVEGETIRPTIVTILGHVDHGKTTLLDALRSANVADGEAGGITQHIAAYQVEHEGQKITFVDTPGHAAFGEMRARGANVTDIVVLVVAADDGVMPQTKEAISHAKAAGVPVIVAMNKIDLQGVDEQRVLQELSTNNVLPAEWGGDYEVIRTSATTRQGLDELLHTIVLTAELHEYKGNPNVPAHGVCLEAFRDEGRGVLAWLIVQQGTLRIGDDVLCGPAYGRIRAIYDDHGNELEEAPPSTPIKVSGLDVVPGAGDHFFAMADIDEAREAAESRRQRGRAESLAGRGLPRTLEDILNQAKEGDVQDLPLIIKADTPGSGEALRSEIEKLDHPEVRVEIVHEGVGGVNESDVTLASATGAIIVAFHVVAEDRAAALADKEGVEIRRYSIIYEVSDDIKAALEGLLRPELRDVPTGRVLVLKTFSISRFGTIAGCRVLNGTIDRNNRMHVIRDQKVLNNYRIASLKREKDDVKEVRDGMECGIRLEGFNDVKEGDLLEAYRVEEVKRTLESTAAGS; encoded by the coding sequence TTGAAGGTTCGGATCTTCGCTCTTGCCAAAGAGTTGAAAATGGACAGCAAGGAGCTGATCGATCTTTGCCGAAAGGTGGGGATTGAGATCAAAAACTCAGCCCTTGCCAGCATTTCGGAAGAAGAGCGAGACAAAGTTTTGGCAGCTGTTCAGAATAGCGACTCCGTTGAAGCGGCGCCGTCCAGCGCTACCGGTCCGCTGGCGCCGGTCCGTGAAAAACCACCTGTGGGTTCATCGACCAAAGTCCCGGAAATTAAAGTCATTCCCTCAAAGCCGGCGAAGCCCCGTGCAAAACCGCCTGAGGAAAAACCGGAAGAGGCTCCTGAACCTGTCGTTGAGGAACCGATCTCCAAGCCTCGCGATCTGGCTGCCGAGCAGATGATGGTGCCGGTGGAAAGCGCTTCGATGCGGTCCGCCGCAGGTAAGGCTGCTGCCGCCGGTCCGCTGGCGGGGATGCGAGCGAAGAAAGACGCGGTCGAAGAGCCACCCCCAGCAGCGGAAGAACCGCCAACTGTCGGGGATGAGCCTGTGGAGGAACCGCCTGTCGTTGAGGAGGAGGTGAAAGCCGATGCTTCCTCGACGGACGTGGCTCCCATGCGTCGCGGAGACTATATTCCGCCTGCCGGTCATGGTCGCGGGGGAATGAAGTCTGTCACTCCCATGGCACCGATTGGTAGTGCTGCGGATGCGGCACCACCCGCGACAGAAAAGCAACCACGCAAGCGCAAGTCTCCGCGGTTGCCGAGTTTGGCCGCACCGGCTATGGCAAAGCCGCCCGTGGCGCCGCCTAAACCCACAGAAGCGCCGGCCCAAAAACCGGATATCCGCTTGCCCACTGATGTAATGACGCAGTCTCGGCCGCTGCAAGAATACGTCAAACAGCACGCGGAAGATAAGAAGAAAAAGAAATCGGGCATTGTCCCCGTATCGCCGATATCTCCTGACGAGCGCAAGCAGAACAAACGGGGCGCAGGGCTGATCGAAACCCGCGAAACCCGTCAAGGTAAGCGGAAACGTCGCGGTGGACGAGATGATGACGACCGGCGTCCCCGGCGTGGTATGCGTCGCAAGTCGCGGCCCACTTCCACGATCCCGTTGAAGACGTCGGCCAAGATCGAATTCCCGATCACAATTCGCTCGCTATCCGAAGCCATCGGCCGGCCCGCTAAAACGCTGATGACGATGATGTTCCAGCGGGGCGAGCCGTTGACAATCAATGCCGGCTTGGATGAAGAGACGGCCATCGAATTGTCCATGGAATGCGGCGTTGATCTCGAGGTGCGTCACGAGCGAGACATCGAACTGGAATTGGTAGAAAAACTGACCGGCGGTGACGACGACGTGGAAGGCGAAACGATCCGCCCGACGATTGTCACAATCCTAGGTCACGTAGACCATGGTAAGACCACCTTGCTGGATGCGTTGCGTTCGGCGAACGTTGCCGATGGCGAAGCCGGAGGAATTACGCAGCACATCGCCGCGTATCAAGTCGAACACGAAGGGCAGAAGATTACCTTCGTCGATACTCCGGGCCACGCGGCGTTTGGTGAGATGCGGGCACGTGGTGCCAACGTTACGGACATCGTCGTATTGGTTGTTGCGGCCGATGACGGCGTCATGCCGCAGACGAAGGAAGCCATCAGCCATGCCAAAGCGGCCGGTGTGCCGGTCATCGTGGCGATGAACAAGATCGACCTGCAAGGGGTCGACGAACAGCGCGTGCTGCAAGAATTGTCGACGAATAACGTCCTACCCGCCGAATGGGGTGGGGACTACGAAGTCATACGGACCTCCGCCACGACCCGTCAGGGCTTGGACGAGTTGTTGCACACCATTGTGCTGACGGCCGAATTGCATGAATACAAAGGCAATCCGAATGTCCCGGCGCATGGCGTTTGTCTGGAAGCGTTCCGAGACGAAGGACGCGGTGTGCTGGCTTGGTTGATTGTTCAACAAGGGACGTTGCGCATCGGTGATGATGTCTTGTGCGGACCGGCTTACGGTCGGATCCGGGCGATATATGACGATCATGGAAACGAATTGGAGGAGGCGCCTCCCAGTACTCCAATCAAAGTCTCCGGTCTGGATGTCGTACCCGGTGCGGGAGATCACTTCTTCGCGATGGCCGATATTGACGAAGCCCGCGAAGCGGCGGAGTCGCGTCGTCAACGGGGCCGTGCAGAATCACTGGCAGGACGCGGGTTGCCGCGGACGCTGGAAGACATCCTGAATCAGGCCAAAGAGGGCGATGTTCAGGATCTGCCATTGATTATCAAAGCCGACACCCCCGGTTCGGGCGAAGCTCTGCGAAGCGAAATCGAGAAATTGGACCACCCGGAAGTGCGTGTGGAAATTGTGCACGAAGGGGTCGGTGGTGTGAATGAAAGCGATGTGACGTTGGCCAGTGCCACCGGCGCGATCATCGTTGCGTTCCACGTGGTCGCGGAAGACCGCGCCGCCGCATTGGCCGACAAAGAGGGGGTCGAAATTCGCCGTTACAGCATCATTTATGAAGTCTCCGATGACATCAAGGCGGCTCTGGAAGGGTTGTTGCGACCAGAATTGCGGGACGTACCGACCGGACGTGTTTTGGTGCTCAAAACATTCAGTATCAGCCGTTTCGGAACGATTGCCGGCTGCCGCGTGTTGAATGGCACGATCGACCGGAATAATCGCATGCACGTGATCCGTGACCAGAAAGTGCTGAACAATTATAGAATTGCGTCACTGAAGCGAGAGAAGGACGACGTCAAGGAGGTCCGCGACGGGATGGAGTGTGGTATTCGTCTGGAAGGGTTTAACGACGTGAAAGAAGGAGACCTGTTGGAAGCTTACCGGGTCGAAGAAGTCAAACGGACGCTTGAGTCCACGGCGGCAGGCTCTTAA
- the nusA gene encoding transcription termination factor NusA — MNGPELLRIVDALHRDKNIDKEIVFEGIEQAILSAARKHYGEEETFEINIDRETGESSLKINEKLLDSDELGDLLGRIAAQTAKQVMIQKIREAERDALFDEYQEMRGHIVTGTIQSLSGGTAAVNLGKVEGILPRGEQIPGESHRPSERVRAVVMDVRKAGSRVKIILSRTHADLVRRLFELEIPEIGEGVIEIRSIAREAGYRSKVAVSCNDQKIDCVGACVGVRGSRIKNIVDELASERIDIVRWNDSLQVLVPNALQPAEVENVILCPMLGRVLVLVRDDQLSLSIGRRGQNVRLASKLVGWDIEIMTEDELNDQLESSVMAFGEVPHISNELAESLVAQGFLSFDDLSIIEPDQLAELGGLTEEQCETIVEFADQESERLEKELQKRRADARMAAAAAPAETPAETTTAADTETAEGAEAASDTEATEATEATEEAEKTEVAEAAAEETQEAVDAESEVAANDEEAVGETVAEESVDSAEQVADEEQKIVASGEEVQAPEDGVDDETLTKAEASTPEE, encoded by the coding sequence ATGAACGGCCCTGAGCTACTACGAATCGTCGATGCCTTGCATCGCGATAAAAATATCGACAAGGAGATCGTGTTCGAGGGGATCGAACAGGCGATCCTGTCAGCGGCGCGCAAACACTATGGCGAAGAAGAGACCTTCGAGATCAATATCGATCGTGAGACGGGGGAGTCTTCGTTGAAAATTAACGAAAAGCTACTAGATTCAGACGAGCTGGGAGATTTGCTGGGCCGCATTGCTGCACAAACGGCGAAGCAGGTGATGATTCAGAAGATTCGCGAAGCTGAGCGAGATGCGCTGTTCGACGAATATCAGGAAATGCGGGGGCACATTGTCACCGGTACGATCCAAAGCCTCTCGGGTGGTACGGCTGCGGTGAATTTGGGCAAAGTCGAAGGCATCTTGCCGCGTGGAGAGCAAATCCCGGGTGAGTCCCACCGTCCCAGCGAACGTGTTCGGGCTGTGGTGATGGATGTTCGCAAAGCAGGGAGCCGAGTCAAAATTATTCTCTCGCGGACGCACGCTGACCTTGTGCGGCGGTTATTTGAATTAGAAATTCCCGAGATTGGCGAAGGTGTGATCGAAATTCGCTCGATTGCTCGTGAAGCGGGATATCGTTCGAAGGTGGCTGTCTCCTGCAACGATCAAAAGATCGATTGCGTCGGGGCCTGCGTTGGAGTTCGTGGTTCGCGAATTAAAAATATCGTGGATGAGTTGGCCAGCGAGCGGATTGATATCGTCCGCTGGAACGATTCGTTGCAAGTCCTGGTTCCCAATGCCCTGCAACCGGCGGAGGTGGAAAACGTTATCCTGTGCCCGATGTTGGGACGGGTGCTGGTGCTGGTCCGAGATGATCAATTGTCGCTATCGATTGGCCGCCGCGGTCAAAACGTGCGATTGGCGTCCAAGTTGGTCGGCTGGGACATCGAAATCATGACCGAGGATGAGCTGAACGATCAACTGGAAAGCTCTGTGATGGCATTTGGGGAAGTTCCCCATATTAGCAATGAACTCGCGGAAAGCCTTGTTGCACAGGGTTTTTTGAGCTTCGACGACCTGTCAATTATCGAGCCGGATCAATTGGCCGAATTGGGCGGTTTGACCGAAGAACAGTGTGAAACGATCGTTGAATTCGCGGACCAGGAAAGCGAACGGCTGGAAAAAGAACTACAGAAGCGTCGCGCAGACGCTCGCATGGCAGCTGCGGCAGCACCGGCGGAGACGCCTGCTGAAACCACAACAGCGGCTGACACGGAAACGGCTGAGGGCGCGGAAGCGGCATCCGATACCGAAGCAACCGAAGCAACCGAAGCAACTGAAGAAGCAGAGAAGACGGAAGTGGCCGAGGCGGCTGCTGAGGAAACCCAAGAAGCGGTTGATGCCGAATCCGAAGTTGCGGCCAATGACGAGGAAGCAGTTGGCGAAACTGTTGCGGAGGAGAGTGTCGATTCCGCAGAGCAAGTCGCTGATGAGGAGCAGAAGATAGTGGCTTCCGGTGAGGAAGTTCAGGCACCGGAAGACGGCGTCGACGACGAGACTTTGACAAAAGCGGAGGCGTCGACACCGGAAGAGTAA
- a CDS encoding tetratricopeptide repeat protein, giving the protein MNDLQQSTDGFGVSRVRRLSTWHRGVMSVGRCAALLVILASLQSSAVAQFPFQQPNNFRQPQSPHEAIRQRGFDYYQKGQYREAIKVATQVLNVEPKDPVSFYLRASAKIELGRQSADRLLIREGIQDARQALAIRGGDDKFTNLYIPYLYGMSCLAILERKPSHADTSIKTAGTIIDRPNVEKNDKSSLLYQRAFAREQANLVDSMLFDQTAATPEDLRAFRAEQAERRRDAIADYAQAVKYNPKQMGSHINMAKLLAVSGDVAGATAAYTAAVQEFPRNATIFNERGVFLRQQGQLDEAIADFTQAVAIQSDFAMGYINRGFCLIDKGENEAAETDFNTAVGLNPRMSLALSLRGTARMSLGKSEPAIADFSRQLELNPKDATAFANRGFARFFAKQFDESARDFQQALQLQPTALHLSVWRCLALERAGKTEQGHAELQALLDSGKGPQGWVATVSRFLLGQSTGEEMLAAATAVQDKRISAAQQCEAQFYIGQRDLMAGNTEAANTHFEAALATDANYLSAFRGAKYELGKFSGQ; this is encoded by the coding sequence ATGAACGATCTTCAACAATCCACCGACGGTTTCGGTGTTTCCAGAGTACGGCGACTGTCAACTTGGCACCGAGGTGTGATGTCCGTCGGCCGCTGTGCCGCGTTGTTGGTCATTTTAGCATCGCTGCAATCTTCGGCCGTCGCGCAATTTCCGTTTCAACAACCCAATAACTTTCGACAACCACAGTCACCTCACGAAGCGATCCGCCAACGCGGCTTCGACTACTACCAAAAAGGACAATACCGCGAAGCCATCAAGGTTGCGACGCAGGTCTTGAATGTCGAGCCGAAAGATCCCGTTTCGTTTTATCTGCGTGCCAGCGCGAAAATCGAATTGGGACGGCAATCCGCGGATCGCTTACTGATTCGCGAAGGGATTCAGGATGCCCGTCAGGCTCTCGCGATTCGGGGTGGAGATGACAAATTCACAAATCTGTACATCCCCTATCTGTACGGAATGTCCTGCTTGGCGATCTTGGAGCGAAAACCATCCCATGCGGATACGTCGATCAAAACCGCTGGAACAATCATAGATAGGCCCAATGTCGAAAAAAACGACAAGTCCAGCCTGCTTTACCAACGCGCGTTTGCACGCGAGCAAGCGAACCTCGTCGATTCCATGCTGTTTGACCAAACAGCTGCCACGCCTGAGGACCTGCGAGCCTTTCGCGCGGAGCAAGCCGAGCGTCGGCGGGATGCGATTGCCGACTATGCCCAGGCAGTTAAATACAACCCCAAGCAAATGGGGTCGCACATCAACATGGCCAAATTGTTGGCCGTCTCCGGCGATGTCGCGGGGGCCACGGCCGCCTATACCGCCGCTGTCCAGGAATTTCCTCGCAATGCGACGATCTTTAACGAACGGGGCGTCTTTCTCCGTCAGCAAGGCCAGTTGGACGAGGCGATTGCCGACTTTACGCAAGCGGTGGCAATTCAAAGTGACTTTGCCATGGGCTACATCAATCGTGGATTTTGCCTGATCGACAAAGGAGAAAACGAAGCTGCCGAGACCGATTTCAACACGGCTGTCGGCCTCAATCCACGGATGTCGCTGGCATTGAGCCTGCGGGGTACAGCCCGCATGTCGCTCGGGAAATCCGAACCCGCCATCGCCGATTTTTCCCGACAACTCGAACTCAATCCCAAAGACGCCACCGCTTTCGCCAACCGCGGTTTCGCAAGATTCTTCGCCAAGCAGTTCGACGAATCGGCCCGGGATTTTCAACAAGCTCTCCAACTCCAACCGACCGCCCTCCATTTGTCGGTGTGGCGCTGCTTGGCATTGGAACGCGCCGGAAAAACGGAACAGGGCCACGCGGAACTCCAAGCACTGCTGGATTCTGGAAAAGGCCCCCAAGGCTGGGTGGCAACCGTCAGTCGTTTTTTGCTGGGCCAATCCACCGGCGAAGAAATGCTCGCCGCAGCCACCGCGGTACAGGACAAACGCATCTCCGCAGCTCAACAGTGTGAAGCCCAGTTCTATATCGGCCAACGCGATTTGATGGCCGGGAACACAGAAGCTGCCAACACGCACTTCGAAGCCGCTCTCGCCACGGATGCCAACTACCTCTCGGCCTTCCGCGGAGCCAAGTACGAACTCGGGAAATTCAGCGGCCAGTGA
- a CDS encoding MFS transporter, which produces MGNSRLKKMFAGAIGNVLEWYDFAVFGFLAPFMSSQFFPSSDATSGLIKTFGVFAAGYLARPIGGMFFGQIGDRLGRKRALQLSVAAMAIPTSLMTILPTHDEVGLLAPILLVLLRLAQGLSVGGEFIGSCTYLVEVAETDRRASSGSWTMFGAVAGILLGSATATLIHMLLTTEQITDWGWRLPFLGGLLIGIVGWRMRRGLEETSDFVAMQSSGKIESRPVIQAVKEMPLRVLQVAGISLSLGVGIYTLFVWMPTYLTHFVKPSIPHALLINSLTMLLMLILMPFFGRLADRIGYKSVLSFGSLALVLSAYPLFRWIDGGTMMATIVSMSAFAVFVGALQATLAVAMAELFPPRLRFSGMALGYNLTLAIFGGTAPLINTWLIAQTGDLTSPAWYIIVIAGVSLLFTLGIRTGAAESETST; this is translated from the coding sequence ATGGGCAACAGCCGCCTAAAGAAGATGTTCGCCGGTGCGATAGGCAATGTCCTGGAATGGTACGACTTCGCCGTGTTCGGCTTTCTGGCGCCTTTTATGAGCAGCCAGTTCTTTCCGTCCTCGGATGCGACGTCCGGCCTGATCAAGACCTTCGGCGTGTTTGCCGCTGGCTATCTGGCGCGGCCGATTGGCGGGATGTTTTTTGGGCAGATAGGGGACCGTCTGGGACGCAAACGCGCCCTGCAGTTGTCCGTCGCCGCCATGGCGATTCCCACCTCGTTGATGACCATTCTGCCCACGCACGACGAAGTCGGCCTGTTAGCGCCGATCCTGTTGGTGCTCTTGCGCCTCGCACAAGGGCTCTCCGTCGGTGGCGAATTCATTGGATCCTGCACCTATCTGGTCGAGGTCGCTGAAACAGATCGCCGTGCATCGTCGGGTAGTTGGACGATGTTCGGAGCGGTGGCGGGGATCCTGCTCGGGTCAGCGACAGCCACCTTGATCCACATGCTGCTCACGACCGAGCAGATTACCGACTGGGGTTGGCGACTGCCGTTTTTGGGCGGACTACTGATCGGCATTGTCGGCTGGCGAATGCGTCGCGGGCTGGAAGAGACCTCCGATTTCGTCGCCATGCAGTCCTCCGGAAAAATCGAATCCCGGCCTGTGATCCAAGCGGTCAAAGAAATGCCGCTCCGCGTACTCCAAGTGGCGGGCATCTCCCTGAGCCTGGGCGTGGGGATCTACACACTGTTTGTGTGGATGCCGACCTACCTCACGCACTTCGTCAAACCGTCGATCCCACACGCTCTGCTGATCAACTCGTTGACGATGCTCCTGATGCTGATCTTAATGCCGTTTTTTGGTCGGTTAGCCGATCGAATCGGGTACAAGTCCGTGCTCAGTTTCGGCTCGCTGGCCCTGGTCCTTTCCGCCTACCCGCTGTTCCGCTGGATCGATGGCGGAACGATGATGGCGACCATTGTCTCCATGAGCGCCTTCGCCGTTTTCGTCGGCGCACTGCAAGCCACCCTGGCGGTCGCCATGGCCGAACTCTTCCCACCACGTCTTCGTTTCAGCGGCATGGCTCTGGGCTACAACCTCACGCTCGCCATCTTTGGCGGCACCGCTCCCCTGATCAACACCTGGCTCATCGCCCAAACCGGCGACCTGACCTCCCCGGCGTGGTATATCATCGTGATTGCGGGTGTCTCGTTACTGTTTACGCTCGGGATCCGCACAGGCGCCGCTGAGAGTGAAACGTCAACGTAG
- a CDS encoding DMT family protein, whose product MLVIGKTVFLLLLSNVFMTFAWYAHLKELNTKPWIVAVLVSWSLAFFEYLLQVPANRIGYTALSLGQLKIMQEVITLTVFVPFSLYYMKQPLKLDYLWAALCLAGAVYFVFRK is encoded by the coding sequence ATGCTGGTGATCGGAAAAACCGTATTTCTGTTGCTGCTCTCCAACGTGTTTATGACATTTGCCTGGTACGCTCATTTGAAAGAGCTCAACACCAAACCATGGATCGTAGCCGTGCTGGTCAGTTGGTCGCTGGCATTTTTCGAATACCTGCTACAAGTCCCCGCCAATCGCATCGGCTACACCGCCCTCTCGCTGGGGCAACTGAAGATCATGCAAGAGGTCATCACGCTGACCGTCTTTGTCCCCTTTTCGCTGTACTACATGAAACAACCGCTCAAACTCGATTACCTCTGGGCAGCTCTGTGCCTAGCGGGTGCGGTTTATTTCGTGTTTCGCAAATGA
- a CDS encoding GNAT family N-acetyltransferase, with translation MKLIEPNTAYIESYRSAIAEFEQSGISGFWYSFGVIDDPEEYLRRITQYTHRSGASGDAVPASVYWLVDGGEFIGHTSIRHELNPALEQHGGHIGYAVRPSKHRQGYGRAILGFALPIAHSLGIPRALVTCAAGNTASRKIIENSGGEFVDEVDWQGTTVLRFWVATSQ, from the coding sequence ATGAAACTCATCGAACCGAACACGGCATACATCGAAAGTTACCGCTCGGCGATTGCGGAATTCGAGCAATCGGGCATCTCCGGGTTTTGGTATTCGTTTGGGGTGATTGATGATCCGGAAGAATATTTACGGCGAATCACTCAATACACGCATCGCAGCGGTGCGAGTGGTGATGCGGTTCCGGCGAGTGTTTATTGGTTGGTGGATGGCGGGGAATTCATTGGGCATACGAGCATCCGGCATGAGCTCAATCCGGCGCTTGAGCAACATGGCGGGCACATCGGTTATGCCGTCCGTCCGTCGAAACATCGCCAAGGTTATGGGCGAGCGATTTTGGGGTTCGCTCTCCCAATTGCGCACTCCTTGGGCATTCCACGTGCACTAGTGACGTGCGCTGCGGGCAATACGGCTTCGCGCAAGATCATCGAAAATAGCGGTGGTGAATTTGTGGACGAAGTCGATTGGCAGGGGACGACTGTGTTGCGGTTTTGGGTTGCAACTTCGCAATGA
- a CDS encoding GNAT family N-acetyltransferase codes for MPTPHTREFQANEWPLYREIRLRALADSPEAFGSTLAGEQAHPESWWVDRLLAGVASVTDLPLVAEVDGEPAGLSWGRIEPDQPDTAYVYQVWVAPDRRGRGVGRLLLESVLVWAKGQRVGAVELSVTCGDTPARQLYDRSGFVPFGAPELIRPGAELLEQPMRLELDNGNKA; via the coding sequence ATGCCCACCCCCCACACCCGTGAATTTCAAGCCAATGAATGGCCGCTCTACCGCGAGATACGCCTAAGAGCGCTGGCCGATTCGCCCGAGGCTTTCGGCAGTACGCTGGCGGGGGAACAGGCGCATCCGGAATCGTGGTGGGTGGACCGGTTGTTGGCGGGGGTGGCATCGGTGACCGATTTGCCGCTTGTGGCGGAGGTAGATGGCGAGCCAGCCGGGCTATCTTGGGGGCGTATCGAACCGGACCAACCGGACACAGCATACGTCTATCAAGTGTGGGTCGCACCTGATAGACGTGGACGGGGAGTGGGACGTTTGTTGCTCGAATCCGTGCTCGTCTGGGCAAAAGGCCAACGTGTCGGTGCAGTGGAATTGAGCGTGACCTGCGGCGACACACCGGCGCGGCAACTTTATGACCGCTCGGGTTTTGTCCCGTTTGGCGCGCCGGAACTGATTCGTCCCGGGGCTGAGTTGTTGGAGCAACCGATGCGATTAGAATTGGACAACGGCAACAAGGCTTGA
- a CDS encoding SMI1/KNR4 family protein, protein MTKDAAYWNEARQRVIEMRCIDSRHNLVFGSDGHKYQILKRVSEERLLEFESKNELQLPAEYRSFLTSFGAGGAGPGYGMYDFRKVESAGVERRFHLTDSQEWPDDDDDPLWDLPGLLNISTSGCSHDWWIEINGPQPGTMWVNAGDRLLRSDSFGTWYGQWLDRVEWGLQKFKLITDMIASEAKISEIAAECGVEPRKFTWDGLAYLRFEGIPGCYQANGNCIWSYDVGTSWIA, encoded by the coding sequence ATGACAAAAGATGCCGCATATTGGAACGAAGCTCGCCAGCGTGTCATTGAGATGCGCTGCATTGACTCGCGCCATAATTTGGTATTTGGCAGCGATGGCCACAAGTACCAAATACTCAAACGTGTATCTGAAGAACGACTGTTAGAATTTGAATCGAAAAACGAACTGCAGCTTCCCGCTGAGTATCGATCGTTCTTAACATCCTTCGGTGCAGGCGGCGCGGGGCCGGGTTACGGCATGTACGACTTTCGTAAAGTCGAATCGGCCGGTGTCGAGAGACGATTTCATCTCACCGATTCCCAAGAATGGCCCGACGACGATGATGATCCGCTATGGGATTTACCGGGCCTGCTAAATATCTCGACGTCGGGTTGCAGTCATGACTGGTGGATTGAAATCAATGGGCCACAACCCGGGACGATGTGGGTGAACGCAGGGGATCGATTGCTGCGTAGTGATTCATTTGGCACTTGGTACGGGCAATGGCTTGATCGAGTCGAATGGGGCCTTCAGAAATTCAAGCTCATCACCGACATGATCGCTTCCGAAGCAAAGATTTCTGAAATTGCAGCCGAATGTGGTGTTGAGCCTAGGAAGTTCACATGGGATGGACTGGCCTACCTTCGCTTCGAAGGGATTCCAGGCTGCTACCAAGCCAATGGCAACTGCATTTGGTCTTACGATGTAGGCACTAGTTGGATCGCATAA